In one Chlamydia sp. BM-2023 genomic region, the following are encoded:
- a CDS encoding phosphoglycerate kinase: MDRLTVRDLSPEEQKVLVRVDFNVPIQDGKILDDIRIRSAMPTINYLLQKRAAVILMSHLGRPKGNGFEEKYSLQPVVEVLEGYLGHHVPLATDCIGEVARQAVAQLSPGRVLLLENLRFHSAEEHPEEDPTFAAELSSYGDFYVNDAFGTSHRKHASVYTVPQAFPGRSAAGLLMEKELEFLGQHLLISPKRPFTAILGGAKVSSKIGVIEALLSQVDNLLLAGGMGFTFLKALGKSLGNSLVEESGIELAQRVLRLAKEKNVRIVLPKDVKIAATCTPGVSWSEVAIDQGIPSGFEGLDIGEQTIQEFCKIIDASATVFWNGPVGVYEVPPFDQGSVAIANCLARHPSATTVVGGGDAAAVVALAGCSAQVSHVSTGGGASLEFLEQGFLPGTEVLSPASDA, encoded by the coding sequence ATGGATAGATTGACAGTCAGGGACCTTTCCCCAGAAGAACAAAAGGTTTTAGTTCGTGTAGATTTTAATGTTCCCATACAAGATGGGAAGATTCTTGATGATATCCGCATTCGCAGTGCAATGCCTACGATTAATTACCTACTACAAAAGCGTGCTGCTGTAATTTTAATGAGCCATTTAGGTCGCCCAAAAGGAAACGGTTTTGAAGAGAAGTACTCTTTGCAACCCGTTGTTGAAGTTCTTGAGGGATACCTAGGACACCATGTGCCTCTAGCTACCGATTGTATAGGAGAAGTAGCTCGCCAAGCAGTGGCGCAGCTATCCCCAGGAAGGGTGCTGCTGTTAGAAAACCTTCGATTCCATTCTGCCGAAGAACATCCTGAAGAAGATCCTACTTTTGCTGCGGAACTCTCCTCCTATGGAGATTTCTATGTTAATGATGCTTTTGGAACCTCACACAGGAAACACGCTTCTGTTTATACTGTTCCCCAGGCTTTCCCAGGGAGATCAGCAGCGGGGCTGCTCATGGAAAAAGAACTCGAGTTTCTAGGGCAGCACCTACTAATTTCTCCCAAACGTCCTTTTACGGCTATCTTAGGAGGCGCTAAGGTATCATCAAAAATAGGTGTTATAGAAGCTCTATTATCACAAGTAGATAACCTGCTTTTAGCAGGGGGAATGGGATTCACCTTTCTAAAAGCATTAGGAAAATCCTTAGGAAATTCCCTAGTAGAAGAGTCCGGTATAGAACTCGCTCAACGTGTTTTACGACTCGCTAAGGAAAAAAATGTACGCATTGTTCTTCCCAAAGATGTAAAAATTGCCGCGACATGCACCCCTGGGGTTTCATGGAGCGAAGTAGCAATAGATCAAGGAATTCCCTCAGGTTTTGAAGGCCTAGATATAGGAGAACAAACCATTCAAGAGTTCTGCAAGATAATAGACGCCTCAGCTACGGTATTCTGGAACGGACCCGTAGGAGTTTATGAAGTTCCCCCCTTCGATCAGGGGTCTGTGGCAATTGCTAATTGCTTGGCGCGTCATCCTTCAGCCACAACAGTTGTTGGAGGGGGAGACGCCGCTGCTGTTGTTGCTCTGGCAGGATGCTCAGCGCAGGTATCCCATGTATCAACAGGGGGCGGAGCCTCCCTAGAGTTCTTAGAGCAAGGTTTTTTACCAGGAACAGAAGTTCTTTCCCCAGCATCAGATGCATAG
- a CDS encoding RsmB/NOP family class I SAM-dependent RNA methyltransferase, giving the protein MVPFRLHHLYSLLNALYSTPIGEANRLALYFKQHRSLGSKDRQWISTRFFSILRHRRLLEALIIRDNQEVTSETLVAKVEEGVLEDIEQYQDIPWPVRYSISDDLAECLTEDYGQEKAKEFSEIFLKEAPISIRVNTKRISVEELQKSLEYPCEPGEVPGSLRFSKRYPLQHSPAFHRGLFEIQDESSQKITLDVPLNKKDRILDFCAGAGGKSLVFAEKAHHVVLHDSRKEVLEEAKQRLRRAGARNFSIGEQHLRKNSFSVVVVDAPCSGTGVFRRHPEKKSQFSKKLLATYSVVQRKILREASNYVKPGGRLVYITCSLLSAENEKQVAFMKSLGWEEERHTHVAVSPEGGDGFFAAHFIRSEKNSTPAV; this is encoded by the coding sequence ATGGTTCCTTTTCGTTTACATCATTTATATTCTTTGCTCAACGCTCTTTACTCCACTCCTATAGGTGAAGCAAATCGTTTAGCATTATATTTTAAACAGCACCGTTCTTTAGGATCTAAAGATCGTCAGTGGATTAGCACACGCTTTTTTTCTATTCTTCGTCATCGGAGATTATTAGAAGCTTTGATCATTCGCGATAATCAAGAGGTTACCTCAGAAACCTTAGTAGCTAAGGTAGAAGAGGGAGTCTTAGAAGATATCGAGCAATATCAAGATATACCCTGGCCGGTACGCTACTCGATATCCGATGATCTCGCCGAATGCTTGACAGAAGACTATGGTCAGGAAAAAGCTAAAGAATTTTCAGAAATTTTTCTTAAAGAAGCTCCTATTTCCATTCGTGTAAATACAAAACGAATATCCGTAGAAGAACTTCAAAAGAGTTTGGAGTATCCTTGTGAGCCGGGAGAAGTTCCAGGATCGCTGCGTTTTTCGAAGCGTTACCCCCTGCAACATAGCCCAGCATTTCATAGAGGGCTCTTTGAAATTCAAGACGAATCTTCTCAGAAAATTACCCTAGACGTTCCCTTAAATAAAAAAGACCGTATTTTAGATTTTTGTGCAGGGGCCGGAGGGAAAAGTCTTGTTTTTGCCGAGAAGGCGCATCACGTTGTTTTGCATGATAGTCGTAAAGAAGTGCTAGAAGAAGCAAAACAACGCCTCCGCAGAGCAGGAGCAAGAAACTTCTCAATAGGAGAGCAACACCTCAGAAAAAATAGCTTTTCTGTTGTGGTGGTTGATGCCCCTTGTTCGGGAACTGGGGTATTTCGCCGTCATCCAGAAAAGAAAAGCCAATTTTCTAAAAAGCTTCTCGCAACATATTCTGTAGTGCAAAGAAAAATTCTTAGAGAAGCGAGCAACTACGTAAAGCCGGGGGGACGCCTCGTCTATATTACCTGCTCATTGCTTTCTGCAGAAAATGAAAAGCAAGTTGCTTTTATGAAGTCTTTGGGGTGGGAAGAAGAACGCCATACCCACGTTGCTGTATCACCGGAAGGCGGAGATGGTTTTTTTGCTGCCCATTTTATCCGCAGTGAAAAAAACAGTACCCCAGCCGTTTAA
- a CDS encoding D-alanyl-D-alanine carboxypeptidase family protein — MIRVFPRYGLMSFLACLFTLSSYAEISFPEMVGTSAAIVQVETGKVLYSKDIDTRIYPASMTKIATALFILRKHPEVLGRFVTVKQEAIASITPQAKKQSGYRSPPHWLETDGVTIQLQNKEEVSGWDLFHALLICSANDAANTLAIASSGSVPEFMKQLNVFLKEIGCRGTHFNNPHGLHHPNHYTTARDLTCMMREGLKEPLFRQVIHTTSYKMSPTNLSPERTLATTNKLIVSTSPYYYSPVLGGKTGSTKDAGKNLIFAAKKRDRPIITIATGYPSMVKLYQDVKTLCERIFNERPLRRYLIPPTEKYPLPLGDLGKVTIPLLDGVYYDFYASEGEELCSIVFVPHATSFPIHQGDLLGQWVFYNTSGEEVRSEPLYASETIEPSIFQQIRFRFKRIFTSYRTYIVLTLLLLYYRKVRSNKRKTSRYY; from the coding sequence ATGATTAGAGTTTTTCCCAGATATGGACTGATGAGTTTTCTTGCGTGTTTATTTACACTATCTTCATATGCCGAGATTTCTTTTCCTGAAATGGTGGGCACTTCAGCTGCTATTGTACAAGTGGAAACTGGCAAGGTATTGTACTCTAAAGATATAGACACAAGGATCTATCCTGCGAGCATGACTAAGATAGCCACAGCATTGTTTATTTTACGTAAGCATCCTGAAGTTTTAGGTCGTTTCGTCACAGTAAAACAAGAAGCGATAGCCTCTATTACTCCCCAGGCAAAAAAACAGTCGGGTTATCGAAGTCCTCCTCATTGGTTAGAAACTGATGGTGTAACGATACAGTTACAAAATAAGGAGGAGGTTTCTGGGTGGGATTTATTTCATGCGTTATTGATATGTTCAGCAAACGACGCTGCTAATACCCTAGCTATAGCTAGTTCGGGGTCGGTGCCAGAATTTATGAAGCAGCTGAATGTATTCCTAAAAGAAATTGGCTGTAGGGGGACTCATTTTAATAATCCCCATGGTTTGCACCACCCTAATCATTACACAACAGCTCGGGATTTAACCTGCATGATGCGTGAGGGTTTAAAAGAACCTTTATTTCGTCAGGTTATTCATACGACTAGCTATAAAATGTCTCCTACCAATCTAAGCCCTGAAAGGACTTTGGCGACGACAAACAAGCTGATTGTTTCAACATCTCCCTATTATTATTCTCCTGTTTTAGGCGGGAAAACGGGAAGCACAAAAGATGCAGGGAAAAACCTCATTTTTGCAGCAAAAAAACGGGATCGCCCCATTATAACGATTGCTACGGGCTATCCTTCCATGGTAAAGCTTTATCAAGATGTTAAGACTTTGTGCGAAAGAATTTTTAATGAGCGCCCTCTTAGAAGATATCTTATTCCCCCAACAGAAAAATACCCTCTTCCTCTTGGAGATTTAGGAAAGGTCACCATTCCTTTACTTGATGGGGTATACTATGATTTTTATGCTTCCGAGGGAGAGGAGTTGTGCTCTATTGTATTTGTTCCCCATGCAACATCCTTTCCTATCCACCAGGGAGATCTTCTTGGCCAATGGGTATTTTACAACACCTCGGGAGAAGAAGTGCGCTCAGAGCCTTTATATGCCTCTGAAACAATAGAACCTTCTATCTTTCAACAAATACGTTTTCGTTTTAAGCGAATATTTACTTCCTATAGAACGTATATTGTTCTTACGTTGTTGCTATTGTACTATAGAAAAGTGCGTAGCAATAAAAGAAAAACTTCTAGATATTACTAG
- a CDS encoding anti-sigma regulatory factor — MTSSNGEAVFPALLSELHNMLDFVKETGQLKTFPKEKLLKLELACEELLVNIISYAYQEAPSPGTITICCDGDREALQVTIKDHGPSFNPLTATLDIQEHIPLDERKLGGLGIFLAKNSVDEFQYERYGDANIIHLKIHNS, encoded by the coding sequence ATGACCTCTTCTAACGGAGAAGCAGTCTTCCCAGCACTTCTTAGTGAGCTTCACAATATGCTAGACTTCGTTAAGGAAACTGGGCAGCTAAAAACCTTTCCTAAAGAGAAGCTTTTAAAACTAGAACTTGCCTGCGAAGAGCTCCTCGTTAATATTATTTCCTATGCATATCAAGAAGCGCCCTCACCAGGAACTATAACTATTTGTTGTGATGGGGATAGAGAGGCTTTGCAGGTAACTATTAAGGATCACGGTCCTTCTTTTAATCCTCTAACAGCGACTCTTGATATTCAAGAGCACATTCCTCTAGACGAAAGAAAACTCGGCGGTTTGGGAATATTCCTAGCAAAAAACTCTGTGGATGAATTTCAGTATGAACGCTATGGAGATGCCAATATCATTCATCTAAAAATTCATAACAGCTGA
- a CDS encoding lipopolysaccharide-assembly family protein, with the protein MRIVLLFFFSCLSGWGLCSCGGYTIVNSSEALSTLGKSMRSEGVYLAPIDKDDLGQLTSAIVYELGKRSLPVRNGESCARYLLKVKLLNEVDENTGFTYAPNKIDDKTPKHFIVSSEGRLSLSAQVQLIDRHSGQVIVNDCISRKSVSFDFEPDLGVVNAHQFALGQFEMHNEAIKSAWRVLYAHLAETIVQQVYYDLF; encoded by the coding sequence ATGCGTATAGTACTTTTGTTTTTCTTTTCTTGTTTATCTGGTTGGGGCCTGTGTTCATGCGGTGGGTATACTATTGTAAACTCTTCGGAAGCATTATCTACTTTAGGGAAATCTATGCGTTCTGAGGGGGTATATCTCGCCCCTATTGATAAAGATGATCTAGGTCAGCTAACGTCAGCTATTGTTTATGAATTAGGGAAGCGTTCGTTGCCCGTTCGTAATGGAGAAAGTTGCGCCCGCTATCTTCTCAAGGTAAAACTCCTGAATGAAGTTGACGAGAATACGGGTTTTACGTATGCCCCAAATAAAATTGATGATAAGACCCCGAAGCACTTCATAGTATCTAGTGAGGGACGTTTATCTTTATCCGCGCAAGTGCAACTTATTGACAGACACTCAGGACAGGTCATTGTCAATGACTGTATATCTAGAAAATCAGTCTCTTTTGATTTTGAACCTGATTTAGGCGTGGTGAATGCTCATCAGTTTGCTTTAGGTCAATTTGAAATGCATAATGAGGCTATAAAGAGCGCCTGGCGTGTGTTGTATGCTCATTTAGCTGAGACTATTGTTCAACAGGTATACTATGACCTCTTCTAA
- a CDS encoding tetratricopeptide repeat protein, whose product MRSVLQFVIAVLLLTSVCHARPISFEPFSGKLSPQKFVPKHSPEEYLAEGIRNLESQSYRKAILCFGMITHHFPEDPLYAQALYLMGVCYFNKDQPDLADKAFSAYMQLPNAEYSEELFEMKYAIAQSFAKGKRKRVFLLEGFPKLVNADDDALRIYDEILTAFPNKDLGAHALYLRGNLLTIKKELPEAIKTFKKLTLQFPQHSLSPQSFVRLSEIYLSQAQKEPHNAQYLNLAKINEEAMQKQHPNHPLNSAVSANVHAMCEHYASGLYMTGRFYEKKKKPSAATIYYTTAIDNYPDSSLVAKCMKRLDRISKHS is encoded by the coding sequence ATGAGATCTGTTTTACAGTTTGTAATTGCCGTATTACTTTTGACTTCTGTCTGTCATGCCAGACCGATTTCTTTTGAGCCTTTTTCTGGGAAGCTATCCCCTCAAAAGTTTGTACCTAAACATTCTCCTGAAGAATATCTTGCAGAAGGAATCCGAAATTTAGAGAGTCAAAGTTACCGCAAAGCTATTTTATGTTTTGGGATGATTACCCATCACTTTCCTGAAGACCCTTTATATGCTCAGGCTTTGTACTTAATGGGAGTGTGTTACTTTAATAAGGATCAGCCAGATTTAGCAGACAAAGCATTTTCTGCTTATATGCAGCTTCCTAATGCCGAGTATTCTGAAGAATTATTTGAGATGAAGTATGCTATAGCACAAAGCTTTGCTAAAGGGAAACGCAAGCGGGTATTTCTTTTAGAAGGATTTCCGAAGTTAGTGAATGCCGATGACGATGCTTTACGTATTTATGATGAGATACTCACAGCGTTTCCTAATAAAGATTTAGGAGCTCACGCTTTGTATCTAAGGGGAAATTTACTGACTATAAAGAAAGAACTCCCAGAGGCAATTAAAACATTTAAAAAATTGACATTACAATTTCCCCAGCACTCGCTCTCTCCGCAATCATTTGTTCGTCTTTCTGAAATTTATCTTAGTCAAGCTCAAAAAGAGCCTCATAATGCGCAGTATCTCAATCTAGCCAAGATTAATGAAGAGGCGATGCAAAAACAGCATCCTAATCATCCTTTAAACAGTGCTGTTTCCGCCAATGTACATGCTATGTGTGAGCATTATGCTTCTGGATTGTACATGACGGGACGCTTCTATGAGAAAAAGAAAAAGCCTAGTGCTGCAACCATTTACTATACTACAGCTATAGACAATTATCCTGACTCCTCCCTAGTCGCCAAGTGCATGAAACGACTAGATAGAATATCAAAACATTCCTAG